A window of the Janthinobacterium agaricidamnosum NBRC 102515 = DSM 9628 genome harbors these coding sequences:
- the ftsH gene encoding ATP-dependent zinc metalloprotease FtsH — translation MNNMFSKSAIWVVVALLLFMLFKQFENHGAAGGSKPIAYSDLLDDVKAKRIKDVVIEGGAITATRIDDTKVRTTATVLDKGLIGDLRDNGVHFDVRPPEEPSFLQQIFVSWFPMLLLIGVWIFFMRQMQGGGKGGAFSFGKSKARMMDEASNTVTFADVAGCDEAKEEVNEVVDFLKDPSKFQKLGGRIPRGVLMVGPPGTGKTLLARAIAGEAKVPFFSISGSDFVEMFVGVGASRVRDMFENAKKHSPCIIFIDEIDAVGRHRGAGMGGGNDEREQTLNQLLVEMDGFEANSGVIVVAATNRADVLDKALLRPGRFDRQVSVGLPDIRGREQILNVHMRKVPIGTDVKADILARGTPGFSGADLANLVNEAALFAARRSKRLVEMSDFEDAKDKIYMGPERKSMIIREEERRNTAYHESGHAVVAKLLPKADPVHKVTIMPRGWALGLTWQLPEHDNLSAYKDKMLEEISILFGGRIAEEIFVGQMSTGASNDFSRATKLARSMVTRFGMSDSMGVMVYEDSENEGFFGGATKTISEATQQKVDAEIRSILDTQYALSRKLLEENRDKVEVMTKALLEWETIDADQINDIMAGLEPRLPKAGVPPRRNSGDSGTGGISPNVTAPA, via the coding sequence GTGAATAACATGTTTTCCAAATCTGCCATCTGGGTAGTCGTCGCGCTGCTGCTGTTCATGCTGTTCAAGCAGTTTGAAAATCACGGCGCCGCGGGCGGCAGCAAGCCTATCGCTTATTCCGATTTGCTCGATGACGTCAAGGCCAAGCGCATCAAGGATGTCGTCATCGAAGGCGGCGCCATCACGGCCACCCGCATCGACGATACCAAGGTCCGCACCACTGCGACCGTGCTCGACAAGGGCCTGATCGGCGACTTGCGCGACAACGGCGTGCATTTCGATGTGCGTCCGCCTGAGGAACCATCGTTCCTGCAACAAATTTTCGTTTCCTGGTTCCCGATGCTGTTGCTGATCGGCGTCTGGATTTTCTTCATGCGTCAAATGCAGGGCGGCGGCAAGGGCGGGGCGTTCTCGTTCGGCAAGTCGAAAGCCCGCATGATGGATGAGGCGAGCAATACCGTCACTTTTGCCGACGTCGCCGGTTGCGACGAAGCGAAGGAAGAAGTCAACGAAGTGGTCGACTTCCTCAAGGATCCAAGCAAATTCCAGAAACTGGGCGGCCGCATTCCACGCGGCGTGCTGATGGTCGGTCCTCCGGGTACCGGTAAAACCTTGCTGGCGCGCGCCATCGCCGGCGAAGCCAAAGTGCCGTTCTTTTCGATTTCCGGTTCGGACTTCGTGGAAATGTTTGTCGGCGTCGGCGCCAGCCGTGTGCGCGACATGTTTGAAAACGCCAAAAAGCATTCCCCTTGCATCATCTTCATCGATGAGATCGACGCTGTCGGCCGCCACCGCGGCGCCGGCATGGGCGGCGGCAATGACGAACGCGAACAAACCTTGAACCAGTTGCTGGTCGAGATGGACGGTTTTGAAGCGAACTCCGGCGTCATCGTCGTGGCCGCCACCAACCGCGCCGACGTACTGGACAAAGCGCTGCTGCGTCCGGGCCGTTTCGACCGCCAGGTGTCGGTCGGCTTGCCGGACATCCGCGGCCGCGAACAGATCTTGAACGTGCACATGCGCAAAGTGCCTATCGGTACCGATGTGAAAGCCGACATCCTGGCCCGCGGCACCCCTGGTTTCTCGGGCGCCGACCTGGCCAACCTGGTCAACGAAGCCGCCTTGTTCGCCGCGCGCCGCAGCAAGCGCCTGGTGGAAATGTCGGACTTCGAAGACGCCAAGGACAAGATCTACATGGGCCCTGAGCGCAAGTCGATGATCATCCGCGAAGAAGAGCGCCGTAATACCGCTTACCATGAGTCGGGTCACGCGGTGGTGGCGAAGTTGCTGCCGAAAGCAGATCCGGTGCATAAAGTGACCATCATGCCGCGCGGCTGGGCCTTGGGCCTGACCTGGCAATTGCCGGAACATGACAATCTGTCGGCCTATAAAGACAAGATGCTGGAAGAGATTTCGATCTTGTTCGGCGGTCGTATTGCAGAAGAAATTTTTGTCGGCCAGATGTCGACCGGCGCATCGAACGACTTTTCGCGCGCCACCAAGCTGGCACGCTCGATGGTGACCCGCTTCGGCATGTCCGACAGCATGGGCGTGATGGTGTACGAAGACAGCGAAAACGAAGGGTTCTTCGGTGGCGCGACCAAGACGATTTCCGAAGCGACCCAGCAAAAGGTCGATGCCGAGATTCGCAGCATCCTCGACACGCAATATGCGCTGTCGCGTAAGTTGCTGGAAGAAAACCGTGACAAAGTCGAAGTGATGACCAAGGCCTTGCTCGAATGGGAAACCATCGACGCCGACCAGATCAACGACATCATGGCTGGCCTGGAACCGCGCCTGCCGAAAGCCGGCGTGCCACCGCGCCGCAATTCCGGCGACAGCGGTACCGGCGGCATTTCGCCCAACGTCACTGCACCGGCCTGA
- a CDS encoding CzcE family metal-binding protein, whose amino-acid sequence MQSIKNNIAAMFIAATLAPLAAMAHQGGTQAKQAFGSTAPAVAATRTVLISPATKAVNVDNGDVVTFEVDGKTFTWQFGTLRDSERFELSAIAPEGVHTHGVRIYVAQNPLYRN is encoded by the coding sequence ATGCAATCGATCAAAAACAACATCGCAGCAATGTTCATCGCCGCTACGCTGGCGCCGCTCGCCGCCATGGCCCATCAAGGCGGGACGCAGGCGAAGCAGGCGTTCGGCAGTACCGCGCCGGCTGTTGCCGCTACCCGCACGGTGCTGATTTCGCCGGCGACCAAAGCCGTCAATGTCGATAACGGCGACGTCGTCACCTTCGAGGTCGATGGAAAAACCTTCACCTGGCAGTTCGGCACGCTGCGCGACAGCGAGCGCTTCGAACTGTCCGCCATCGCGCCAGAGGGCGTGCATACCCATGGCGTGCGGATCTACGTGGCGCAGAATCCCCTTTATCGCAACTAA
- a CDS encoding heavy metal sensor histidine kinase: MSKAGRSLTAQLGALFACVAVVVFSIVGFYLYQALVIQLQEHDDADLVDRVLHIRHLLEETPDLESIRAEPHRFLDAVDLRRGLLLVIERQDGRLLMRNTEQRPLRHARSSLAAGAQLSTADVRPAALANGDRLRLISAMGLVGASGVAVRVTLARTADDRAAVLAAYRMKVLAAAFAGAALTALFGFLLSRQGLRRVRDLAAQARQVSAHNLEMRLNAALAPAELRVLADSFNEVLDRLQSSFNNLSQFADDLAHDLRTPLNNLMVQTEVALSQPRESEEYQHLLSSNYEEFGRLARMVESMLFLARADHDQIALSTEALDAATELARIAEYFEGPASEAGVAFEIAATGEVLADAHLLRRAVGNLVANAVRYTPRGAVISLAALQHAAGTTIVVSNPGPGIDALHLPRLFDRFYRSDQSRSTKSSSAGLGLAIVKSIMALHGGSAGVSSTPGGVTSFSLLFPGTGRMLHCAPRRAAKTGELLAKNPAM; encoded by the coding sequence ATGAGCAAGGCCGGCCGCTCCCTGACGGCGCAACTGGGCGCGTTGTTCGCCTGCGTGGCGGTGGTGGTCTTTTCGATAGTCGGATTTTATTTGTACCAGGCGCTGGTGATACAACTGCAAGAGCACGATGACGCTGACCTGGTCGACCGGGTCTTGCACATCAGGCATTTGCTGGAAGAGACGCCGGACCTGGAATCGATCCGCGCCGAGCCGCATCGCTTCCTGGATGCGGTTGATCTGCGGCGGGGCCTGCTGCTCGTCATCGAGCGCCAGGATGGACGTCTGCTGATGCGGAACACGGAACAGCGCCCGCTGCGCCACGCCAGAAGCTCATTGGCGGCCGGGGCGCAGCTGTCGACCGCCGACGTCAGGCCCGCGGCGCTGGCCAATGGCGACCGGCTGCGCCTGATCTCCGCGATGGGCCTGGTCGGCGCCAGCGGCGTGGCGGTGCGCGTCACGCTGGCGCGCACCGCCGACGACCGCGCCGCGGTGCTGGCCGCCTATCGGATGAAGGTGCTGGCGGCGGCATTCGCGGGCGCGGCCCTGACCGCCCTGTTTGGCTTCCTGCTGTCTCGCCAGGGCTTGCGCAGAGTGCGGGACCTGGCTGCGCAAGCCCGCCAGGTCAGCGCCCACAACCTGGAAATGCGCCTGAATGCAGCGTTGGCGCCGGCCGAGCTGCGGGTATTGGCGGATTCGTTTAATGAAGTGCTCGACCGCTTGCAGAGCAGCTTCAACAACCTGTCCCAGTTCGCCGACGACCTCGCACATGATTTGCGCACGCCGCTCAACAACTTGATGGTGCAGACCGAAGTCGCGCTGTCCCAGCCGCGCGAATCGGAAGAGTATCAACATCTGCTGTCCTCCAATTACGAAGAGTTCGGACGCCTGGCGCGGATGGTCGAGAGCATGCTGTTCCTGGCCCGCGCCGACCATGACCAGATTGCGCTGAGCACCGAAGCGCTCGACGCCGCCACTGAACTGGCGCGCATTGCCGAATATTTCGAAGGGCCGGCCTCCGAGGCGGGCGTTGCATTCGAAATTGCCGCGACTGGCGAGGTGCTGGCCGATGCGCACCTGTTGCGGCGGGCGGTCGGCAATCTGGTGGCGAACGCCGTGCGCTACACGCCGCGCGGCGCGGTGATTTCGCTGGCGGCGCTGCAGCACGCCGCCGGCACCACGATAGTGGTGAGCAATCCGGGGCCGGGCATCGATGCGTTGCACTTGCCGCGGCTATTTGACCGCTTCTACCGCTCCGACCAGTCCAGGTCCACCAAGTCGTCGTCGGCGGGATTGGGGCTGGCGATCGTCAAGTCGATCATGGCGCTGCATGGCGGCAGCGCCGGCGTCAGCAGCACTCCAGGCGGCGTGACCAGCTTCTCGCTGCTGTTCCCGGGGACCGGACGGATGCTGCACTGCGCGCCACGCCGTGCAGCGAAAACCGGCGAATTATTGGCAAAAAATCCTGCAATGTAA
- the glmM gene encoding phosphoglucosamine mutase, with amino-acid sequence MARKYFGTDGIRGLVGASPITPDFVMRLGYAAGKVLANAQGATVKPTVLIGKDTRISGYMLEAALEAGFSAAGVDVMLAGPMPTPAIAYLTRALRLSAGVVISASHNPFHDNGIKFFSDQGTKLPDTVEHAIEAQLDLAMDCVPSEKLGRAKRLDDAQGRYIEFCKSTFPNELDLRGLKIVVDCAHGAAYNIAPHVFHELGAEVIAIGNKPDGFNINAGFGATAPGAMSAAVREHKADLGIALDGDADRLIMCDATGRVYNGDELLYVMVKDRMATGPVSGAVGTLMTNMALEVAFKEMNIGFARAKVGDRYVLEVMKERGWILGGEGSGHLLCLDKHTTGDGIVSALQVLSALKRSGQSLQQCASELVLFPQTLINLKVAAGFDWLKHPAIVAEKELVEKELGDRGRVLIRASGTEPLIRVMVEAKDASDAATMARRIADKVAA; translated from the coding sequence ATGGCACGTAAATATTTTGGTACCGATGGCATCCGCGGCCTGGTAGGCGCATCCCCGATCACGCCCGACTTCGTCATGCGGCTCGGTTATGCCGCCGGCAAGGTGCTGGCCAATGCCCAGGGCGCCACCGTCAAGCCGACCGTCTTGATCGGCAAGGACACGCGCATTTCCGGCTATATGCTGGAAGCGGCGCTGGAAGCCGGCTTTTCCGCCGCCGGCGTCGACGTGATGCTGGCCGGACCGATGCCGACCCCGGCGATTGCCTACCTGACGCGCGCGCTGCGCCTGTCGGCCGGGGTCGTCATTTCGGCCTCGCACAACCCGTTCCATGACAATGGCATCAAATTCTTTTCCGACCAGGGCACCAAGTTGCCGGATACGGTCGAGCACGCCATCGAAGCGCAGCTGGATTTGGCCATGGATTGCGTCCCGTCCGAAAAGCTGGGCCGCGCCAAGCGCCTGGACGACGCCCAGGGCCGTTACATCGAATTTTGCAAGAGCACCTTCCCGAACGAACTCGACCTGCGCGGCTTGAAAATCGTCGTCGATTGCGCCCACGGCGCCGCCTACAACATTGCGCCGCATGTGTTCCACGAGCTGGGCGCCGAAGTGATCGCTATCGGCAATAAGCCGGACGGCTTCAACATCAACGCCGGTTTTGGCGCCACCGCACCGGGCGCGATGTCGGCTGCCGTGCGCGAACACAAGGCCGACCTCGGCATCGCGCTTGATGGCGACGCCGACCGGCTGATCATGTGCGACGCCACCGGCCGCGTCTACAATGGCGATGAGCTGCTGTACGTAATGGTCAAGGACCGCATGGCGACCGGTCCGGTGTCGGGCGCGGTGGGCACGCTGATGACCAATATGGCGCTGGAAGTGGCGTTCAAGGAAATGAACATCGGCTTTGCGCGCGCCAAGGTCGGCGACCGCTACGTGCTGGAAGTGATGAAAGAGCGCGGCTGGATCCTGGGCGGCGAGGGTTCCGGCCATTTGCTGTGCCTCGATAAACACACCACCGGCGACGGTATCGTCTCTGCCTTGCAAGTATTGTCCGCGCTCAAGCGTAGCGGCCAAAGCTTGCAGCAATGCGCCAGCGAACTGGTGCTGTTCCCGCAAACCCTGATCAACCTGAAAGTGGCGGCCGGTTTCGACTGGCTCAAGCATCCCGCCATCGTGGCGGAAAAAGAGCTGGTGGAAAAGGAATTGGGCGACCGGGGCCGCGTATTGATACGCGCTTCCGGCACGGAACCATTGATACGCGTGATGGTCGAGGCCAAGGACGCCAGCGACGCCGCGACGATGGCGCGCCGCATCGCCGACAAGGTTGCGGCCTGA
- a CDS encoding heavy metal response regulator transcription factor yields MRLLVVEDEQKAGEYIQKGLTESGFIVDWAQTGPEGLHAATSAYYDLIVLDVMLPGLDGWQIVTELRKTVETPVLFLTARDALDDRIKGLELGADDYLLKPFAFAELLIRIRTLLRRGPIKEADVVHIADLEIDVPKRRVTRAGNRIDLTAKEFALLHLMARRPGQVLSRPLIASQVWDMNFDSDTNVVDVAVRRLRAKIDDPFPLKLIHTIRSMGYVLEDRG; encoded by the coding sequence ATGAGATTACTGGTGGTGGAAGACGAGCAAAAGGCGGGGGAATATATCCAGAAGGGCCTGACCGAGTCCGGTTTTATCGTCGATTGGGCGCAGACCGGGCCCGAGGGGCTGCATGCGGCCACCAGCGCCTACTATGATCTGATTGTGCTCGATGTGATGCTGCCGGGTCTCGATGGCTGGCAAATCGTGACCGAGCTGCGCAAGACGGTGGAAACACCGGTGTTGTTCCTGACCGCGCGCGACGCGCTGGACGACCGCATAAAAGGGCTGGAACTGGGGGCCGACGACTATCTGCTCAAGCCGTTCGCGTTCGCCGAACTGCTGATACGCATTCGTACCCTGCTGCGCCGCGGTCCGATCAAGGAAGCCGACGTGGTGCACATCGCCGACCTGGAAATCGATGTCCCGAAACGCCGCGTGACGCGGGCCGGCAATCGGATCGACTTGACGGCGAAAGAGTTTGCGCTCCTTCATCTGATGGCGCGGCGGCCTGGGCAGGTCTTGTCGCGGCCGCTGATCGCCTCCCAGGTGTGGGACATGAATTTTGACAGCGACACCAATGTCGTGGACGTCGCGGTGCGCCGGCTGCGCGCAAAAATCGACGACCCTTTCCCGCTCAAGCTGATCCACACCATCCGCAGCATGGGCTACGTGCTGGAAGACCGCGGATGA
- a CDS encoding YhbY family RNA-binding protein: MLKLTPVERSALRAEAHALKPIVIIGEAGLTPAVLKEIDLGLDSHGLIKVRVFGDDREARVGMYETICGNLGAAPVQHIGKLLVIYRPKKEVIKERVSSGKGLREVTIVKASASGTKRPSVTKVMIKGNERVTEGGSIKRAKPRQKSAKKSALGSK; this comes from the coding sequence ATGCTAAAACTTACACCCGTAGAGCGCAGCGCACTGCGCGCCGAAGCACACGCGCTGAAGCCTATCGTCATCATTGGCGAAGCGGGCTTGACACCTGCTGTACTCAAAGAAATCGACCTGGGCCTGGATTCGCATGGCTTGATTAAAGTTCGCGTGTTCGGCGACGACCGCGAAGCCCGCGTCGGGATGTACGAGACCATTTGCGGCAATCTCGGCGCCGCCCCGGTACAACATATAGGCAAACTGCTGGTAATCTACCGTCCGAAAAAAGAAGTGATTAAGGAACGTGTCAGCTCCGGCAAAGGCTTGCGCGAAGTCACGATCGTCAAGGCCAGCGCCAGTGGCACCAAGCGCCCTTCCGTGACCAAGGTCATGATCAAGGGCAATGAACGGGTGACCGAAGGCGGTTCCATCAAGCGCGCCAAGCCGCGTCAAAAGAGCGCCAAGAAAAGCGCGCTCGGCAGCAAGTAA
- a CDS encoding DUF4149 domain-containing protein, with amino-acid sequence MNSPARIRLLIATLWAGSQWTVGYLVAPTLFVTLSDRVLAGSIAGAMFHRQAWLAIVCGLLLLGLLSAAKQIDAKRRRLLLVTVLLMLLCTLISHFGLQPLMADLRAAAGPGGVMESAAKSRFGMLHGISSVIYLLQSLLAGLLIWKLQ; translated from the coding sequence ATGAACAGCCCGGCCCGCATCCGCCTGTTGATCGCCACCCTGTGGGCAGGCAGCCAGTGGACTGTCGGCTATCTGGTGGCGCCGACCTTGTTCGTCACCCTCTCCGACCGGGTGCTGGCGGGCAGCATCGCCGGCGCCATGTTCCATCGCCAGGCGTGGCTGGCTATCGTGTGCGGGCTGCTGTTGCTGGGCTTGTTGTCGGCAGCGAAACAAATCGACGCAAAACGGCGCCGCCTGCTGCTGGTGACGGTGCTCCTGATGCTGTTGTGCACATTGATCAGCCATTTCGGCCTGCAACCGCTGATGGCGGACTTGCGCGCCGCGGCCGGGCCGGGCGGTGTGATGGAATCCGCCGCCAAAAGCCGTTTCGGCATGTTGCACGGTATTTCCAGTGTGATTTATTTACTACAAAGCTTGCTGGCCGGTTTGCTGATCTGGAAGCTGCAATAA
- a CDS encoding RlmE family RNA methyltransferase — MAKKKLNKNWLHDHINDPYVKLAQKEGYRARAAYKLKEIDEDEKLIKPGQVIVDLGCTPGSWAQYTRRKLAGKDGGGIDGTLIGLDMLEMEPIADFHFIQGDFREARILRQLEVVLQGRKADLVLSDMAPNLSGIATADAARMEHLIDLAIEFSQLHLKPSGALLVKCFNGMGYSQIVEKFRAEFKVVVQKKPKASRDKSSEIFLLGRGVKHPVQNNALADDSALDI, encoded by the coding sequence ATGGCAAAGAAGAAATTAAACAAAAACTGGTTGCACGACCACATAAATGATCCTTATGTGAAGTTGGCGCAGAAAGAGGGCTACCGCGCCCGGGCCGCATACAAGCTCAAAGAAATCGATGAAGACGAGAAATTGATCAAGCCGGGCCAGGTCATCGTCGACCTCGGCTGTACGCCCGGTAGCTGGGCTCAGTACACCCGGCGCAAGCTGGCCGGCAAGGATGGCGGCGGCATCGACGGCACCCTGATCGGGCTGGACATGCTGGAAATGGAGCCGATCGCCGATTTTCACTTCATCCAGGGGGATTTCCGTGAGGCAAGAATCTTGCGTCAACTGGAAGTAGTGTTGCAAGGACGCAAAGCCGACCTTGTATTATCGGATATGGCGCCTAATCTGTCCGGTATCGCTACCGCGGATGCGGCGCGGATGGAACACTTGATCGATTTGGCGATTGAGTTTTCTCAACTGCACCTCAAACCGTCCGGCGCGTTGCTGGTGAAGTGTTTTAATGGCATGGGTTACAGCCAGATCGTTGAAAAGTTCCGCGCCGAATTCAAGGTGGTAGTGCAGAAAAAGCCGAAAGCCAGCCGCGACAAGTCGTCGGAAATCTTCCTGCTGGGGCGCGGCGTGAAGCATCCGGTGCAAAATAATGCGCTTGCGGATGATTCGGCTCTTGATATTTAA
- the folP gene encoding dihydropteroate synthase translates to MRHYLQCGRFGYNLSGPGRHALVMGILNITPDSFSDGGRFQSLEFALSRAEQMIADGADLIDIGGESSRPGAPSLPLQQELDRVMPVLYALRDCGKPLSVDTYKPEVMREAILAGADMINDINGFRAPGAIAAVKDSDCALCIMHMQSVPATMQRQPHYDDVVAEVIAFLRQRVEEMMAAGIERERLCIDPGYGFGKTVEHNYALLKATSRIREELGLPLLAGLSRKSMIGAVTGKPVEQRLAGSIAGALAAVAHGAEIIRVHDVAETADALKVWRAAH, encoded by the coding sequence ATGCGACACTATCTTCAATGTGGCCGATTTGGCTACAATCTGTCCGGGCCGGGCCGGCATGCGCTGGTGATGGGCATCCTGAACATCACGCCGGACTCGTTTTCCGATGGCGGCCGTTTCCAGTCGCTGGAATTCGCCTTGTCGCGCGCCGAGCAAATGATCGCCGATGGCGCCGACCTGATCGATATCGGCGGCGAGTCGAGCCGTCCGGGGGCGCCCAGCCTGCCTTTGCAGCAAGAACTGGACCGCGTGATGCCGGTGCTGTATGCGTTGCGCGATTGCGGCAAGCCGTTGTCGGTCGATACCTATAAACCCGAGGTGATGCGCGAAGCGATCCTGGCCGGCGCCGACATGATCAACGATATCAACGGTTTCCGCGCCCCTGGCGCGATTGCCGCCGTCAAGGATAGCGATTGTGCGCTGTGCATCATGCATATGCAAAGCGTGCCTGCAACCATGCAGCGGCAACCGCACTACGATGACGTGGTGGCCGAAGTGATCGCCTTCCTGCGCCAGCGCGTCGAGGAAATGATGGCTGCCGGTATCGAGCGCGAACGTCTTTGTATCGACCCCGGCTATGGTTTTGGCAAGACGGTAGAGCATAATTACGCTTTGCTCAAAGCCACTTCCCGTATCCGCGAAGAATTGGGTTTGCCGTTGCTGGCCGGCTTGTCGCGCAAATCGATGATAGGCGCGGTCACCGGGAAACCAGTGGAGCAGCGCCTGGCCGGCAGCATCGCAGGCGCATTGGCTGCGGTAGCGCATGGCGCCGAAATTATCCGGGTGCATGATGTAGCGGAGACCGCCGATGCGCTGAAGGTATGGCGCGCGGCGCATTAA
- the greA gene encoding transcription elongation factor GreA translates to MTTVPLTKFGAELLKEELHHLKTKERRIVIDAIAEARSHGDLSENAEYDAAKERQAFVEGRIAELEGKLGAAQIIDPASLDAEGRVVFASTVNLEDLESGAKVTYQIVGLDEADLKLNKVSVTSPIARALIGKYAGDVVEVQAPSGPREYEILEVLYI, encoded by the coding sequence ATGACCACAGTCCCACTTACCAAATTCGGCGCAGAACTTTTGAAGGAAGAGCTGCATCATTTGAAGACCAAAGAGCGCCGCATCGTCATCGATGCGATCGCCGAGGCGCGTTCGCACGGTGACTTGTCGGAAAATGCAGAATACGACGCGGCCAAGGAACGCCAGGCGTTTGTCGAAGGCCGCATCGCCGAGCTGGAAGGCAAGCTGGGCGCGGCCCAAATCATCGACCCGGCCAGCCTCGACGCGGAAGGCCGCGTGGTGTTCGCGTCGACCGTCAACCTGGAAGACCTGGAATCGGGCGCCAAGGTAACGTACCAGATCGTCGGCCTCGATGAGGCTGACTTGAAATTGAATAAAGTATCGGTAACGTCGCCGATCGCACGTGCATTGATCGGTAAATACGCCGGCGATGTGGTCGAGGTGCAAGCGCCGTCCGGCCCGCGCGAATACGAAATCCTGGAAGTACTGTACATCTGA